The following coding sequences lie in one Mesorhizobium sp. DCY119 genomic window:
- the hutI gene encoding imidazolonepropionase produces MPERDRSQSNSFRIWRNARLATLAERTPGLGIVEKGAVAAQGGRIMYAGPESDLPVALHEKAETVDCEGRWITPGLIDCHTHLVHAGNRANEFEMRLAGATYEEVAKAGGGIVSSVKSLRAASENDLVAQTLPRLDALIAEGVTTIEIKSGYGLDLENERKSLKAARRMGVERPVTVRTSFLGAHALPAEAKGDKDAFIDRVINDMLPAIAAEKLADAVDGFCEGIAFSPQQISRVFDKAREFGLPVKLHADQLSNLHGAALAARFGALSADHLEYTDEEGAAAMAKAGTVAVILPGAFYFIRETKKPPVALFRQHGVKMAIATDCNPGTSPLTSLLLTMNMAATLFGMTVDECIAGVTREAAHALGLQAETGTLEAGKWADLAIWNIESPAELVYRMGFNPLHARVWRGM; encoded by the coding sequence ATGCCGGAACGGGACAGAAGCCAGTCGAACAGCTTCCGCATCTGGCGGAATGCGCGCCTTGCGACGCTCGCCGAGCGCACGCCGGGCCTGGGCATTGTCGAGAAAGGCGCCGTCGCCGCTCAAGGCGGCCGCATCATGTATGCCGGACCTGAGAGCGATCTTCCGGTCGCCTTGCACGAAAAGGCCGAAACCGTCGACTGCGAAGGCCGCTGGATCACCCCCGGCCTGATCGACTGCCACACGCATCTGGTTCACGCCGGCAACCGCGCCAACGAGTTCGAGATGCGGCTGGCCGGCGCGACCTATGAAGAGGTGGCCAAGGCCGGCGGCGGCATCGTCTCGTCGGTGAAGTCGCTACGAGCGGCGAGCGAAAACGATCTGGTCGCACAGACCCTGCCCCGTCTCGACGCGCTGATCGCCGAAGGCGTTACCACCATCGAAATCAAATCCGGCTACGGGCTCGACCTCGAAAACGAGCGCAAGTCGCTGAAGGCTGCACGGCGCATGGGCGTTGAGCGGCCAGTGACGGTGCGGACGAGTTTCCTTGGCGCGCATGCGCTGCCCGCGGAAGCGAAAGGCGACAAGGACGCGTTTATCGACCGCGTCATCAACGACATGCTGCCGGCAATCGCCGCGGAAAAACTGGCTGATGCCGTCGACGGCTTTTGCGAAGGCATCGCTTTCTCGCCGCAGCAGATTTCCCGCGTCTTCGACAAGGCCAGGGAATTCGGCCTGCCGGTAAAACTCCACGCCGACCAGCTTTCGAACCTGCATGGGGCGGCCCTTGCCGCGCGTTTTGGCGCGCTGTCTGCCGATCATCTGGAATATACCGACGAGGAAGGCGCTGCAGCGATGGCCAAGGCCGGCACGGTCGCGGTCATCCTGCCCGGTGCGTTCTATTTCATCCGCGAGACGAAGAAGCCGCCGGTAGCGCTGTTTCGCCAGCATGGCGTGAAGATGGCCATCGCCACCGACTGCAACCCCGGCACCTCGCCCCTGACCTCGCTGCTGCTGACCATGAACATGGCGGCTACGCTGTTCGGCATGACGGTGGACGAGTGCATCGCCGGCGTGACCCGCGAGGCAGCGCATGCGCTGGGCTTGCAAGCCGAAACCGGCACATTGGAAGCCGGCAAATGGGCCGACCTCGCCATCTGGAACATCGAGAGCCCGGCCGAGCTGGTCTATCGCATGGGGTTCAACCCGCTGCATGCGAGAGTTTGGAGAGGGATGTGA
- the hutH gene encoding histidine ammonia-lyase, protein MTDITLNPGHATLADWRAIYRGAVPKLHESCRPKIKASADTVAKIVAKGEPVYGINTGFGKLASVRIPAADLETLQRNIVLSHAAGVGEPMPVAIVRLMMALKLASLAQGASGVQPKTVALLEAMLANDVIPVVPAQGSVGASGDLAPLSHMTAAMIGVGECFTPHGRVPAKVAFVSHGLEPLTLGAKEGLALLNGTQFSTAYALAALFEAEVLYHSALVVGALSTDAAKGSDAPFDPRIHALRKHKGQIDSADALRALMAGSAIRESHRIGDERVQDPYCLRCQPQVMGAALTVLRQAADTLGTEANGVTDNPLIFPEDGTALSGGNFHAEPVAFAADMIALAVCEIGSLSERRIAMLVDPALSGMPAFLTPKPGLNSGFMIPQVTAAALVSENKQKAYPASVDSIPTSANQEDHVSMAAHGARRLIGMVENATAVIGIELLAAAQGCDFHAPLASSGPLEAVRKAIRAKVPHLDEDRHFHPDMEKAIALVRSGAVVEAAGAVKLPEIAGDAA, encoded by the coding sequence ATGACTGACATCACTCTCAACCCCGGCCACGCGACCCTCGCCGACTGGCGCGCCATTTATCGCGGCGCCGTACCTAAGCTGCATGAAAGCTGCCGGCCGAAGATCAAGGCCAGCGCCGACACCGTGGCCAAGATCGTGGCCAAGGGCGAGCCGGTCTATGGCATCAACACCGGCTTCGGCAAGCTTGCCAGCGTGCGCATTCCTGCTGCCGATCTCGAGACGCTCCAGCGTAATATCGTGCTTTCCCACGCCGCCGGCGTCGGCGAGCCGATGCCCGTGGCAATCGTGCGGCTGATGATGGCGCTGAAGCTTGCCAGCCTGGCGCAGGGGGCTTCGGGCGTTCAGCCCAAAACGGTCGCGTTGCTGGAAGCTATGCTGGCGAACGACGTCATTCCGGTGGTGCCGGCACAGGGCTCGGTTGGCGCTTCAGGCGACCTTGCGCCGCTGTCGCATATGACTGCGGCGATGATCGGCGTTGGCGAATGCTTTACGCCGCATGGCCGCGTGCCGGCCAAGGTGGCCTTCGTCTCGCATGGTCTGGAGCCGCTGACGCTCGGCGCCAAGGAAGGGCTGGCGCTGCTCAACGGCACGCAGTTCTCGACGGCCTATGCACTCGCCGCCCTGTTCGAGGCGGAAGTGCTCTATCATTCGGCGCTTGTCGTCGGCGCGCTTTCGACCGACGCCGCCAAGGGTTCCGATGCACCCTTCGACCCGCGCATCCACGCGCTGAGAAAGCATAAAGGCCAGATCGACAGTGCCGACGCCTTGCGCGCATTGATGGCCGGCAGTGCCATCCGCGAAAGCCATCGAATCGGCGACGAGCGCGTGCAGGACCCTTACTGCCTGCGCTGCCAGCCGCAGGTGATGGGCGCGGCCCTGACCGTGCTGCGCCAGGCGGCCGACACGCTGGGAACCGAGGCCAACGGCGTCACCGACAACCCGCTGATCTTTCCCGAGGATGGCACCGCACTTTCCGGCGGCAATTTCCATGCGGAACCCGTGGCCTTTGCCGCCGACATGATCGCGCTCGCCGTCTGCGAGATCGGCTCGCTGTCGGAGCGGCGCATCGCCATGCTGGTCGACCCGGCGCTGTCGGGCATGCCGGCGTTCCTGACGCCAAAGCCGGGCCTGAATTCGGGCTTCATGATCCCGCAGGTGACGGCGGCGGCTCTCGTTTCGGAAAACAAGCAGAAAGCCTATCCGGCAAGCGTCGATTCCATTCCGACCTCGGCCAATCAGGAAGACCATGTCTCCATGGCAGCGCATGGCGCGCGCCGGCTGATCGGCATGGTGGAAAACGCTACCGCCGTCATCGGAATCGAGTTGCTGGCCGCAGCGCAAGGCTGCGATTTCCATGCGCCGCTGGCTTCCAGCGGGCCGCTTGAAGCGGTGCGCAAGGCGATCCGGGCCAAGGTGCCGCATCTCGACGAAGACCGGCATTTCCATCCCGACATGGAAAAGGCTATCGCGCTGGTGCGCAGCGGGGCGGTGGTTGAGGCGGCAGGCGCGGTGAAGCTGCCGGAGATCGCAGGAGATGCAGCATGA
- the hutG gene encoding N-formylglutamate deformylase has translation MTSPSWLTVTRGNTPLLVSLPHTGIDLVDIEPQLTSRWLGQRDCDWWIDKLYDFAAGLGATVVHTAISRTVIDVNRDPSGVSLYPGQTTTGLCPTETFDGDPLYRIGEEPTPADIDRRRQTYFEPYHAALAAELKRLRALHPKVVLYDCHSIRSVIPRLFDGELPVFNFGTNDGKSADPALQKLVTDIIAGGGKSWVVNGRFKGGWITRHYGNPADGVHALQMELSNRGYMREPIGPVGPDNWPVPYDPDFAAPMRKTLTNILETALGWART, from the coding sequence ATGACCTCGCCCTCCTGGCTCACAGTCACGCGCGGCAACACTCCATTGCTCGTCAGCCTGCCGCACACCGGCATCGACCTGGTCGACATTGAACCGCAGCTCACGTCGCGCTGGCTCGGGCAACGCGATTGCGACTGGTGGATCGACAAGCTCTATGATTTCGCCGCCGGGCTCGGCGCAACCGTCGTGCACACGGCGATTTCGCGCACTGTCATCGACGTCAACCGCGATCCCTCCGGCGTCTCGCTCTATCCGGGCCAGACGACGACCGGGCTCTGCCCAACCGAGACATTCGACGGCGATCCGCTCTACCGCATCGGCGAAGAGCCTACGCCGGCAGACATCGACCGCCGGCGTCAAACCTATTTCGAGCCCTATCATGCGGCGCTGGCTGCGGAACTCAAGCGGCTGCGCGCGCTTCACCCCAAGGTCGTGCTCTATGACTGCCACTCGATCCGCTCGGTCATTCCGCGCCTGTTCGACGGCGAATTGCCGGTGTTCAATTTCGGAACAAACGACGGCAAAAGCGCCGATCCCGCTTTGCAAAAGCTGGTGACAGACATCATCGCCGGCGGCGGCAAAAGCTGGGTCGTCAACGGCCGCTTCAAGGGCGGCTGGATCACGCGCCACTACGGCAACCCGGCTGACGGCGTCCATGCCCTGCAGATGGAGCTTTCCAACCGCGGTTACATGCGCGAGCCGATCGGGCCGGTCGGACCGGACAATTGGCCGGTGCCTTACGATCCCGACTTCGCCGCACCCATGCGCAAGACGCTGACCAACATTCTCGAAACCGCACTTGGCTGGGCGCGCACCTGA
- the hutU gene encoding urocanate hydratase produces the protein MTQHSRIDNSRTIRAATGTELSAKSWLTEAPLRMLMNNLDPNVAEKPGELVVYGGIGRAARDWDSFDRIVGALKQLENDETLLVQSGKPVGVFRTHADAPRVLIANSNLVPHWANWDHFNALDRKGLMMYGQMTAGSWIYIGSQGIVQGTYETFVELGRQHYNGDLSGRWILTAGLGGMGGAQPLAATMAGASCLAVECQPSRIEMRLKTGYVDVQAKDLDDALAIIDKATKDKKAISVALLGNAADVFPELVRRGVRPDAVTDQTSAHDPINGYLPQGWTVAEWEEKRERDPKAVNKAARASMAGHVRAMLDFHKQGVPTVDYGNNIRQMALEEGVENAFDFPGFVPAYIRPLFCRGIGPFRWAALSGDPEDIYKTDAKVKELTPGNHHLHNWLDMARERIHFQGLPARICWVGLGDRHRLGLAFNEMVASGELKAPVVIGRDHLDSGSVASPNRETEAMKDGSDAVSDWPLLNALLNCASGATWVSLHHGGGVGMGFSQHSGMVIVADGTQDAARRLERVLWNDPATGVMRHADAGYDIAIECAKEHGLNLPGILG, from the coding sequence ATGACCCAACACAGCCGCATCGACAATTCACGCACCATCCGCGCTGCCACCGGCACCGAGCTTTCGGCGAAAAGCTGGCTGACCGAAGCGCCTTTGCGCATGCTGATGAACAATCTCGATCCGAACGTCGCCGAAAAGCCCGGCGAACTGGTGGTTTATGGCGGCATCGGCCGCGCCGCGCGCGACTGGGACAGTTTCGACCGCATTGTCGGCGCGCTGAAGCAGCTCGAAAACGACGAGACGCTGCTGGTGCAGTCGGGCAAGCCGGTGGGCGTGTTCCGCACTCATGCGGACGCACCACGCGTGCTGATCGCCAACTCCAACCTCGTGCCGCACTGGGCCAACTGGGATCATTTCAACGCCCTCGATAGGAAGGGGCTGATGATGTACGGCCAGATGACGGCCGGCTCCTGGATCTATATCGGCAGCCAGGGCATCGTTCAGGGCACCTACGAAACCTTCGTCGAGCTCGGCCGACAGCACTACAATGGTGACCTTTCCGGCCGCTGGATCCTGACCGCCGGGCTCGGCGGCATGGGCGGCGCGCAGCCGCTGGCCGCGACCATGGCCGGCGCTTCCTGCCTTGCCGTCGAGTGCCAGCCGAGCCGCATCGAGATGCGGCTGAAGACCGGCTATGTCGATGTACAGGCGAAGGACCTCGACGACGCCCTGGCGATCATCGACAAGGCCACCAAGGACAAGAAGGCGATTTCCGTCGCGCTGCTCGGCAACGCCGCCGACGTGTTTCCCGAACTGGTGCGGCGCGGCGTTCGACCGGACGCGGTGACCGACCAGACATCGGCGCATGATCCGATCAACGGCTATCTGCCGCAGGGCTGGACGGTCGCCGAATGGGAAGAGAAGCGCGAACGTGACCCGAAGGCGGTGAACAAGGCGGCGCGCGCCTCGATGGCCGGTCATGTGCGCGCCATGCTCGACTTCCACAAGCAGGGCGTTCCCACCGTCGACTACGGCAACAACATCCGCCAGATGGCGCTGGAGGAAGGCGTGGAGAACGCCTTCGATTTTCCGGGTTTCGTGCCGGCCTATATCCGCCCGCTGTTTTGCCGCGGCATCGGTCCGTTCCGCTGGGCAGCACTCTCGGGCGATCCGGAGGACATCTATAAGACCGACGCCAAGGTGAAGGAGCTGACGCCCGGCAACCATCATCTGCACAACTGGCTCGACATGGCGCGCGAGCGCATCCACTTCCAGGGCCTGCCGGCGCGCATCTGCTGGGTCGGCCTCGGCGACCGCCACCGGCTCGGCCTCGCCTTCAACGAGATGGTCGCCAGCGGCGAGCTGAAAGCGCCGGTGGTGATCGGCCGCGACCATCTCGATTCCGGCTCCGTCGCCTCGCCCAACCGTGAAACCGAAGCGATGAAGGACGGCTCTGATGCCGTTTCCGACTGGCCGCTGCTCAACGCGCTGCTCAACTGCGCTTCGGGCGCGACCTGGGTGTCGCTGCATCATGGCGGCGGTGTCGGCATGGGCTTTTCGCAGCATTCGGGCATGGTCATCGTCGCCGACGGCACGCAAGATGCGGCCCGGCGCCTGGAGCGCGTTCTGTGGAACGACCCGGCCACCGGCGTCATGCGCCATGCGGATGCCGGCTACGACATCGCCATCGAATGCGCGAAGGAGCATGGCCTCAATCTGCCCGGCATTCTCGGCTGA
- a CDS encoding HutD family protein, with protein MRIIRATEHRRMPWKNGGGETTEIAISPESATTGDFDWRLSMARVESGGPFSVFPGIDRTLAVLDGEGLLLTIEGMEPAELTARSEPLPFPGDAPTNAQLIGGGVTDLNIMTRRGKLTHSMRRLRASGSTKLPLEDSEALLFCHSGHARIVTDGQTAELGPLDTLHLTETSSHLRIEADDAGLFVISLKRTP; from the coding sequence ATGCGCATCATCCGCGCTACCGAGCATCGCCGCATGCCTTGGAAGAATGGCGGCGGTGAAACGACAGAGATTGCGATCTCACCAGAGAGTGCGACGACCGGCGATTTCGACTGGCGGCTGTCGATGGCGCGGGTGGAAAGCGGCGGGCCGTTCTCGGTATTTCCGGGCATCGACCGGACGCTTGCCGTGCTCGACGGCGAGGGGCTGCTGCTGACGATCGAAGGCATGGAGCCGGCAGAACTGACCGCTCGCTCCGAGCCGCTGCCTTTCCCCGGCGATGCGCCGACCAATGCCCAGCTGATCGGCGGGGGTGTTACCGACCTCAACATCATGACGCGGCGGGGCAAGCTTACACACTCGATGAGACGGCTAAGAGCCTCCGGTTCGACCAAGCTGCCGCTAGAGGATTCGGAAGCCTTGCTGTTCTGTCACTCGGGGCATGCCCGCATTGTGACCGATGGCCAAACAGCGGAACTGGGTCCTCTGGACACGCTTCATCTCACTGAAACATCGTCGCATCTGCGCATCGAGGCAGACGACGCGGGGCTCTTTGTCATCTCACTAAAACGCACGCCCTGA
- a CDS encoding nitrate/sulfonate/bicarbonate ABC transporter ATP-binding protein, with product MNNLAITTNETALIDVKGVCQTYDNGGADRLVVLDDVALTLRPSEIVGLLGRSGSGKSTLLRSIAGLIKPTGGTITFEGVPVTGTPDGVAMVFQSFALFPWLTVLQNVELGLEARGVAPAERRKRALEAIDLIGLDGFESAYPKELSGGMRQRVGLARALVVHPKVLLMDEPFSALDVLTAETLRTDLLDLWSEGRMPIESILMVTHNIEEAVLMCDRVLIFSSNPGRVAAEIRIDLPQPRDRLDPAFRALVDDIYARMTARKGVAEPARGGIFPGTGIAMVLPRVSTNLLAGLMEAIAAEPYRGQADLPPLAASLQLEIDDLFPIAETLQLLHFAELAEGDIRLKPAGKRFADGDVDERKRLFAMQLATHVPLAAHIRRVLDERSGHVAPARRFRDELEDHMSEENAEQTVRAVTSWARYAELFAYDEASDMFTLENPA from the coding sequence ATGAACAACCTTGCAATCACCACCAACGAAACCGCCCTTATCGACGTCAAGGGCGTGTGCCAGACCTATGACAATGGCGGCGCGGATCGCCTCGTCGTGCTCGACGATGTCGCACTGACCTTGCGGCCGTCGGAAATCGTCGGCCTGCTCGGCCGCTCCGGTTCGGGCAAGTCAACGCTGCTGCGCTCCATCGCCGGGCTGATCAAGCCGACCGGAGGCACCATCACCTTCGAGGGTGTGCCCGTCACCGGCACGCCCGACGGCGTGGCCATGGTGTTCCAGAGCTTTGCGCTGTTTCCCTGGCTCACTGTTTTGCAGAATGTCGAGCTTGGGCTGGAGGCGCGCGGCGTGGCACCGGCCGAGCGGCGCAAGCGCGCGCTGGAGGCAATCGACCTGATCGGCCTCGACGGCTTCGAAAGCGCCTATCCCAAGGAGCTTTCGGGTGGCATGCGCCAACGTGTCGGGCTTGCCCGCGCGCTGGTCGTGCATCCCAAGGTGCTGCTGATGGACGAGCCGTTTTCGGCGCTCGACGTGCTGACCGCCGAGACGCTGCGCACCGACCTGCTCGACCTGTGGTCGGAAGGCCGCATGCCGATCGAGTCGATCCTGATGGTGACGCACAACATTGAGGAGGCCGTGCTGATGTGCGACCGCGTGCTGATCTTCTCGTCCAATCCCGGCCGGGTGGCAGCGGAAATCCGCATCGACCTGCCACAGCCGCGCGACCGGCTCGACCCGGCGTTCCGCGCGCTGGTGGACGACATCTACGCCCGCATGACTGCGCGCAAGGGCGTAGCCGAGCCGGCGCGCGGCGGCATCTTTCCCGGCACCGGCATTGCGATGGTGCTGCCGCGCGTTTCGACCAACCTGCTCGCCGGCCTGATGGAGGCCATCGCCGCGGAGCCCTATCGCGGACAGGCCGACCTGCCGCCGCTGGCAGCCAGCCTGCAGCTTGAGATCGACGACCTGTTTCCGATCGCCGAGACGCTGCAGCTGCTGCATTTCGCCGAACTGGCCGAAGGCGACATCCGCCTGAAGCCGGCGGGCAAGCGCTTTGCCGACGGCGACGTCGACGAGCGCAAGCGGCTGTTTGCGATGCAGCTGGCGACGCATGTGCCGCTGGCAGCACATATTCGTCGGGTGCTGGACGAGCGGTCAGGTCATGTGGCCCCTGCGCGCCGTTTCCGCGACGAGCTGGAGGACCATATGTCGGAGGAGAACGCCGAGCAGACCGTGCGGGCGGTGACAAGCTGGGCGCGCTATGCCGAGCTGTTCGCCTATGACGAGGCATCCGACATGTTTACGCTGGAAAACCCGGCCTGA
- a CDS encoding SulP family inorganic anion transporter has protein sequence MQADGDIRTGSGWKSWLPFRSMQGWSPKYLGGDVTAGLTLAAIAIPEQMATARLGDFSPEIGFFAFMAGSLAFALFGASRFLSSGSDSTITPIFAGGLALIATSGSPQYAVYAAMLALMVGAIVTAGGLLKMGWIADLLSVPVTAGFLAGIAIHIVISQLPALLGLPGGSGSVFDRVSAIAADWDSINAYSIALGIGVFLIVFFSERISARMPGALIALALATLAVTLFGLTGRGVHVLGALPEGLPKLSVPEVGLEDLRTLVPMALLIAMIVMVQTAATTRSFAGQDGSGPDVNRDFVGVGAGSLLAGLIGAFPVNASPPRTAIVSETGGRSQISGLLAVAIVLMLVLFGGGLLANVPDAALAGILLFVAQRILRWQTFAGTFRQAPIEFLLIAITAIAIVALPIEIGVAIGIGLSLLHGIWSTTQARAIEFENVPGTSIWWPPSSGSNGERVPGVLVAAFQAPLSFVNADQFGRGFRAMIDARAGSVKHVIFEASSVIDIDYTAAQALSGLIAYCRNRGITFCIARMESVRAQAALARFGIAGELGPNMIFHSVDNAIDALTRQGTAKTAG, from the coding sequence ATGCAGGCGGACGGCGATATCCGAACCGGGTCGGGCTGGAAGTCCTGGCTTCCATTCCGCTCGATGCAAGGCTGGAGCCCGAAATATCTCGGCGGCGATGTCACTGCCGGCCTGACGCTGGCCGCGATCGCCATACCCGAACAGATGGCGACTGCGCGTCTCGGCGATTTTTCACCAGAGATCGGCTTTTTCGCCTTCATGGCAGGTTCGCTGGCCTTCGCGCTGTTCGGCGCAAGCCGCTTTCTCTCGTCGGGCTCGGATTCGACGATCACGCCGATCTTTGCCGGCGGACTGGCCCTGATCGCCACATCCGGCTCGCCGCAATATGCGGTCTACGCTGCCATGCTGGCGCTGATGGTGGGCGCGATCGTAACGGCCGGCGGGTTGCTCAAGATGGGCTGGATCGCCGATCTCCTGTCGGTGCCGGTGACCGCCGGCTTCCTTGCCGGCATCGCCATCCACATCGTCATCTCGCAATTGCCGGCGCTGCTCGGCCTGCCCGGCGGCAGCGGCAGCGTGTTCGACCGCGTCAGCGCAATCGCTGCCGACTGGGACAGCATCAACGCCTACAGCATTGCGCTCGGGATCGGCGTCTTCCTGATCGTGTTTTTCTCGGAGCGGATCAGCGCGCGCATGCCCGGCGCCCTGATCGCGCTGGCCCTGGCAACGCTGGCGGTGACGCTTTTCGGCCTGACCGGCCGCGGCGTCCATGTGCTGGGCGCGCTGCCGGAAGGGTTGCCAAAACTGTCGGTGCCCGAGGTGGGGCTTGAGGATCTGCGTACGCTGGTGCCGATGGCGCTACTGATCGCGATGATCGTGATGGTGCAGACCGCGGCGACGACGCGCTCTTTTGCCGGTCAGGACGGCAGCGGCCCCGACGTCAACCGCGATTTCGTCGGCGTCGGCGCCGGTAGCCTGCTTGCCGGGTTGATCGGTGCATTCCCGGTGAATGCCAGCCCGCCGCGCACGGCCATCGTCTCGGAGACCGGCGGCCGCTCGCAGATCAGCGGGCTGCTTGCTGTGGCGATCGTGCTGATGCTGGTGCTGTTCGGCGGCGGGCTTCTGGCGAATGTGCCGGACGCCGCACTTGCCGGCATCCTGCTCTTCGTCGCCCAGCGCATCCTGCGCTGGCAGACCTTTGCCGGTACCTTTCGGCAGGCGCCGATCGAATTCCTGCTGATTGCCATCACCGCCATTGCCATCGTCGCACTGCCGATCGAGATCGGCGTGGCCATCGGCATCGGCCTTTCGCTGCTGCACGGCATCTGGAGCACCACGCAGGCACGTGCGATCGAGTTCGAGAATGTTCCGGGCACGTCGATCTGGTGGCCCCCGAGTTCCGGCTCGAATGGCGAGCGGGTGCCGGGTGTGCTGGTCGCCGCCTTCCAGGCGCCGCTTTCCTTCGTTAATGCCGATCAGTTCGGCCGCGGTTTTCGCGCCATGATCGATGCCCGCGCCGGCAGCGTGAAGCATGTGATATTCGAGGCGAGCAGCGTCATCGATATCGATTACACCGCCGCGCAGGCGCTTTCGGGCCTGATCGCATATTGCCGCAATCGGGGCATTACCTTCTGCATCGCCCGCATGGAATCGGTGAGGGCGCAGGCAGCACTTGCCCGGTTCGGGATCGCCGGCGAGCTTGGCCCGAACATGATCTTCCACAGCGTCGACAACGCCATCGACGCGCTGACACGGCAAGGAACGGCAAAAACGGCTGGATAG
- a CDS encoding ParB-like protein: MADDVKPNLKPVPIEVLRPTQMTVGLREVAFKRHELRALPNSKKGKFLGHHFIPAVLGPKGFYHIVDHHHLARALQEEGIREVFVTVISDLSALDKEAFLIVLDNRSWMHPFDKSGVRRTYADIPKTVSGLTDDPFRSLAGDVLRNGGYAKSIVPFSEFLWADFFRRRFDAARLDDDFDKIAKQALKLAKTREANYLPGWCGPN; the protein is encoded by the coding sequence ATGGCCGACGACGTAAAACCCAATCTGAAGCCGGTTCCGATCGAGGTGCTGCGGCCGACACAGATGACCGTGGGCTTGCGCGAAGTGGCGTTCAAACGCCACGAACTGCGCGCGTTGCCGAACAGCAAGAAGGGCAAATTCCTCGGCCATCATTTTATCCCTGCCGTTCTCGGGCCTAAGGGATTTTACCATATCGTCGATCACCACCATCTTGCCCGCGCCTTGCAGGAAGAGGGCATCAGGGAAGTCTTCGTGACGGTGATTTCCGATCTCTCAGCGCTCGACAAGGAGGCGTTCCTGATCGTGCTCGACAATCGTTCCTGGATGCATCCCTTCGACAAGTCTGGTGTGCGCAGGACTTATGCCGACATCCCGAAGACGGTCAGTGGCTTGACGGACGACCCGTTCCGCAGCCTCGCCGGCGACGTGCTGCGGAACGGCGGCTATGCCAAGAGCATCGTTCCGTTCAGCGAGTTTCTCTGGGCCGATTTCTTCCGCCGTCGCTTCGACGCCGCGCGTCTAGACGACGATTTCGACAAGATCGCCAAGCAGGCGCTTAAGCTCGCAAAGACCAGGGAAGCGAACTATCTGCCGGGCTGGTGCGGCCCCAACTAA
- a CDS encoding LysR family transcriptional regulator has translation MARLDVNRSGEMEVFVRVVELGGFSAAARAFRMTPSAVSKLVARLEARLGTRLVNRSTRRLQLTPEGGVFYERSVRLLADLDEAERCASANEIPAGRLRVNTNFALGRHYLLPLLPDFLAENPAVTLDIALTDTVVDLMEERTDVAIRSGELKNSQLIARKLGGSRMVIVASPDYLARRGTPRTPADLAGHNLLGFSFARYLDGWPLMEDGTEIRVPVSGNMQISDGDALMQLTLEGLGLARLSDYHARAEVAAGRLVPVLEDCNPGDIEPVHAVFLGQGGHLPARVRAFLDFLVRRLKI, from the coding sequence ATGGCACGACTGGATGTCAACCGCTCGGGCGAGATGGAAGTCTTCGTCAGGGTCGTCGAACTCGGCGGATTTTCGGCCGCCGCCCGCGCCTTCCGCATGACGCCGTCGGCGGTCAGCAAGCTGGTGGCGCGGCTTGAGGCGCGGCTCGGCACGCGGCTGGTCAACCGCTCGACGCGGCGTCTCCAGCTCACACCGGAAGGCGGCGTTTTCTACGAGCGCAGCGTGCGCCTGCTCGCCGATCTAGACGAGGCCGAGCGATGCGCCTCGGCAAACGAGATTCCAGCTGGCCGCCTTCGCGTCAACACCAATTTCGCGCTGGGCCGGCACTATTTGCTGCCGCTGCTCCCGGACTTTCTCGCCGAGAACCCGGCCGTCACGCTCGATATCGCACTCACCGACACGGTCGTCGACCTCATGGAGGAACGCACCGACGTCGCCATCCGCAGCGGGGAGCTCAAGAACTCGCAGCTGATCGCGCGCAAACTGGGAGGATCGCGCATGGTGATCGTAGCGAGCCCGGACTATCTCGCCCGCCGCGGCACGCCACGCACACCGGCCGATCTCGCCGGGCACAATCTCCTCGGTTTCTCTTTCGCGCGCTATCTCGACGGCTGGCCCCTCATGGAGGATGGCACGGAAATCCGCGTTCCGGTTTCCGGCAACATGCAGATCAGCGACGGCGATGCGCTGATGCAGCTGACGCTTGAAGGGCTCGGACTTGCGCGCCTTTCCGATTATCATGCGCGCGCCGAGGTGGCGGCGGGCCGGCTGGTGCCGGTGCTGGAAGACTGCAACCCCGGCGACATCGAGCCGGTGCATGCCGTGTTCCTCGGGCAGGGCGGTCATCTGCCGGCCCGCGTCCGCGCGTTTCTCGACTTTCTCGTGCGGCGCCTCAAGATTTAG